From a region of the Impatiens glandulifera chromosome 4, dImpGla2.1, whole genome shotgun sequence genome:
- the LOC124936700 gene encoding uncharacterized protein LOC124936700, whose product MQVPSQNILPLTSSFLPYLPFPISLSISFSIISTNQYPIKVLQIIQIKMGFLKETTKSRQTILRVLKTLFFLINMFISLLLCAAPILLIIIDSILPSILLLSTSFSPQNPLSLQTISTHFTKYNFTSSLIDIPIISLIRSAFILCVYSLCDGPSLSRGPYLGITMICSVSSLVFVSLKASFVFNEQRIVIVDGRKDYDLCYVRAVEMALFVCSWVLAVGHMVVAYRTSCRERRKLLIYKIDIEAVSAYKKGFLRYQKMILEEKMRKDDNNKLGKL is encoded by the exons ATGCAAGTCCCCAGTCAAAACATCCTACCTCTCACCTCCTCCTTTCTTCCATACCTTCCTTTCcccatctctctctctatatcttTCTCCATTATATCAACAAATCAATATCCAATTAAAGTTCTTCAAATTATACAAATCAAGATGGGTTTCTTAAAAGAAACCACAAAATCAAGACAAACAATCCTTCGAGTACTAAAAACCCTCTTCTTTCTCATCAACATGTTCATCTCTCTCCTCCTATGTGCCGCCCCAATCCTCCTCATAATCATCGACTCCATTCTCCCATCCATCCTTCTTCTATCTACATCTTTCTCTCCTCAAAACCCTCTCTCTCTCCAAACAATCTCGACCCATTTCACCAAATATAACTTCACTTCTTCTCTAATTGACATACCTATCATCTCCCTAATCCGATCGGCTTTCATACTTTGTGTTTACAGTTTATGCGATGGACCTAGTCTATCTAGAGGACCCTATTTGGGAATTACAATGATTTGTTCTGTTTCGTCGCTGGTGTTTGTTTCTTTGAAGGCTTCGTTTGTTTTCAATGAACAGAGAATTGTTATTGTTGATGGAAGAAAGGATTATGATCTGTGTTATGTTAGAGCAGTGGAAATGGCGTTGTTTGTTTGTTCTTGGGTTTTAGCTGTTGGTCATATGGTTGTGGCGTATAGAACTAGCTGTAGAGAGAGGAGGAAGTTACTTATTTACAAGATTGACATTGAAGCT GTTTCAGCATATAAAAAAGGTTTCTTGAGGTACCAGAAAATGATTTTAGAAGAGAAAATGAGGaaagatgataataataaattaggaaaattaTAG